A single window of Melospiza georgiana isolate bMelGeo1 chromosome 6, bMelGeo1.pri, whole genome shotgun sequence DNA harbors:
- the LGMN gene encoding legumain, which produces MILKAVLLLGCALGISTFPMEEPEDGGKHWVVIVAGSNGWYNYRHQADVCHAYQIVHRNGIPDEQIIVMMYDDIADNEENPTKGIVINRPNGSDVYAGVPKDYTKEDVTPKNFLAVLRGDEEAVKGVGSGKVLKSGPKDHVFVYFTDHGAPGLLAFPDDDLHVKDLNKTIWYMYHHKKYQKMVFYIEACESGSMMNHLADNINVYATTAANPKESSYACYYDDERQTYLGDWYSVNWMEDSDMEDLRKETLHKQFQLVKKRTNTSHVMQYGNRSISSMKVMQFQGMGKKAMPISLPPVENYDLTPSPDVPFAIMKRKLMATNDISEAKKIAAEMKAYLEVKEFIQESMQKIVTVVTGSTEQTKQILSDRLTISNYDCYQSAVNHFKAHCFNWHLPVYEYALRQLYALVNLCEGGYPIDRICLAMNRVCLGY; this is translated from the exons ATGATACTGAAAGCAGttttgctgctgggctgtgctctgggcatCAGCACATTCCCCATGGAAGAGCCTGAAGATGGAGGCAAGCACTGGGTGGTGATTGTTGCAGGTTCCAATGGCTGGTACAACTATCGTCACCAG GCAGATGTGTGCCATGCGTACCAGATTGTACACCGAAATGGAATCCCAGATGAGCAGATCATTGTCATGATGTATGATGACATTGCTGATAATGAGGA AAATCCAACCAAAGGCATTGTCATCAATAGACCTAATGGCTCAGATGTGTATGCTGGAGTGCCCAAGGACTATACAAAGGAG GATGTTACTCCTAAGAATTTTCTTGCTGTTCTCAGAGGAGATGAGGAAGCAGTGAAGGGGGTGGGATCAGGAAAAGTATTGAAAAG TGGTCCCAAGGATcatgtgtttgtttatttcacTGACCATGGAGCTCCAGGACTTCTGGCTTTTCCTGATGATGAT CTTCATGTGAAGGACTTGAATAAGACTATTTGGTACATGTATCATCACAAGAAATACCAGAAG aTGGTGTTCTACATTGAAGCATGTGAGTCTGGATCTATGATGAATCATTTGGCTGATAATATCAATG TTTATGCAACAACAGCTGCTAATCCCAAGGAGTCATCTTATGCATGTTACTATGATGATGAAAGACAGACTTATCTTGGGGACTGGTACAGTGTGAATTGGATGGAAGACTCAGATATG GAGGATCTAAGAAAAGAAACACTCCACAAGCAGTTTCAGCTGGTGAAGAAACGCACCAACACCAGCCATGTGATGCAGTATGGAAACAGA AGCATCTCCTCCATGAAGGTGATGCAGTTCCAGGGCATGGGGAAGAAAGCTATGCCCATTTCTCTGCCACCTGTGGAAAACTATGACCTGACACCTAGTCCTGATGTGCCCTTTGCAATCATGAAACGAAAGCTGATGGCTACCAATGACATTTCTGAGGCTAAGAAGATTGCTGCAGAGATGAAAGCATACCTGGag GTGAAAGAATTCATCCAAGAATCCATGCAGAAGATAGTCACTGTAGTAACAGGGTCAACAGAGCAGACCAAGCAGATTCTGTCAGACAGACTGACCATTAGCAATTATGACTGTTATCAGTCAGCAGTGAACCACTTCAAAGCTCATTGCTTCAACTGGCATTTACCTGTG TATGAGTATGCACTGAGACAGCTGTATGCCTTGGTCAACCTTTGTGAAGGAGGATACCCCATTGACAG AATATGCCTGGCCATGAATCGGGTGTGCCTTGGGTATTGA